A region from the Kribbella shirazensis genome encodes:
- a CDS encoding GxGYxYP domain-containing protein encodes MVSRRAFLAGSGAVTVGGLGMVPGFTTAAEAAVSSTSGSPARLLPVFNRPRHLDYADVSKLSGGDQTLLTTLQGVVNRTEPELYFIYDTGTESVPDAKWLSEMRLPTKLYKNPLDLVAKYRSRVRGAIVHDPAVPDSLNVATTLAGLEGAVVADAEQARAHGLKIVKDLRGMFDDDRVKTYRWQLDNLFPRVTHQLLAGLPPTRVVDVEGVVWQEIARETQQIRDSSNRGTYTLDVSAKLGKEAVYVKFADSFTDDGWGASVRTVSVKANGTEIASFEPDTPEEAPYLFDGSHSSIGGEANRFADGGNYWIYRFEPPAGTTSLVVTVEMWNQYLVSITDTSPTRIEPFAYFRDYVVATKALVSWLPPGGATGELLIEHFAKYPTPAPYLGWFANDVSGEWDGVDLASKGGSPVVAADFYMNGTVHAGLTTPISDKVRPVRRIDSPKNKVYVTLTFGEGDNIQYCQRRLREIWDDPKRGEAPTNWTISPLLAEAGPNIYSYFQRTATGNDLLVCGPSGGGYTYPSSWKPAELTEYLKMTGSFMRRTGLDLVYAYSGRQDNTWVLLSKEIAEGYAAYTPTKGIMQTWDGEPLAVRQGGLPITGGWGAPGKAVEFKAALDRRIANWDGASPMFVSGLIGAWSWTPSDMAELAPLLTDPYELVLGNTFYDLLNRVL; translated from the coding sequence ATGGTTTCGAGACGTGCGTTCCTGGCGGGCAGCGGTGCGGTGACGGTGGGTGGGCTCGGGATGGTTCCGGGCTTCACCACTGCCGCAGAAGCTGCAGTTTCATCGACGTCCGGCAGCCCCGCTCGGCTGCTGCCGGTGTTCAACCGCCCACGACACCTGGACTACGCCGACGTCAGCAAACTCAGCGGGGGAGATCAGACTCTGCTGACAACGTTGCAAGGCGTCGTCAACCGTACTGAGCCGGAGTTGTACTTCATCTACGACACCGGGACCGAGAGCGTGCCGGACGCCAAGTGGCTGTCCGAGATGCGCCTGCCGACGAAGCTGTACAAGAACCCCTTGGACCTGGTGGCGAAGTACCGGAGCCGGGTCCGCGGCGCGATCGTCCACGATCCCGCCGTACCGGACTCGCTGAACGTCGCGACCACGCTCGCCGGACTGGAGGGCGCCGTCGTCGCCGACGCGGAGCAGGCCAGGGCCCACGGGCTGAAGATCGTGAAGGACCTGCGCGGCATGTTCGACGACGACCGCGTGAAGACCTACCGCTGGCAGCTGGACAACCTGTTCCCCAGGGTCACCCACCAGCTGCTCGCCGGCCTCCCGCCGACCCGCGTGGTCGACGTCGAGGGCGTGGTCTGGCAGGAGATCGCCCGCGAGACACAACAGATCCGCGACTCGTCGAACCGCGGTACCTACACCCTCGACGTCTCGGCGAAGCTCGGCAAGGAAGCCGTGTACGTCAAGTTCGCGGACTCGTTCACCGACGACGGCTGGGGCGCCTCGGTGCGCACGGTGTCGGTCAAGGCGAACGGCACCGAGATCGCCAGCTTCGAACCGGACACGCCGGAAGAGGCTCCGTACCTGTTCGACGGCTCGCACTCGTCCATCGGCGGCGAGGCGAACCGCTTCGCCGACGGCGGCAACTACTGGATCTACCGCTTCGAACCACCCGCGGGTACGACGTCCCTCGTCGTCACCGTGGAGATGTGGAACCAGTACCTGGTGTCGATCACCGACACCTCACCCACCCGCATCGAGCCGTTCGCGTACTTCCGCGACTACGTGGTGGCGACGAAGGCCCTGGTGAGCTGGCTGCCACCGGGAGGCGCGACGGGCGAGCTGCTGATCGAGCACTTCGCGAAGTACCCGACGCCCGCGCCGTACCTGGGCTGGTTCGCGAACGACGTCTCCGGCGAATGGGACGGTGTCGACCTCGCGTCGAAGGGCGGCTCGCCCGTGGTCGCGGCCGACTTCTACATGAACGGCACCGTGCACGCCGGCCTCACCACACCGATCTCCGACAAGGTGCGTCCGGTACGGCGGATCGACTCACCGAAGAACAAGGTGTACGTCACGCTGACGTTCGGCGAAGGCGACAACATCCAGTACTGCCAGCGCCGGCTGCGCGAGATCTGGGACGACCCGAAGCGTGGCGAGGCGCCGACCAACTGGACGATCAGCCCGCTCCTGGCCGAGGCCGGACCGAACATCTACAGCTACTTCCAGCGCACCGCGACCGGCAACGACCTGCTCGTCTGCGGCCCGTCCGGCGGCGGCTACACCTACCCGTCGTCGTGGAAGCCCGCCGAGCTCACCGAGTACCTGAAGATGACCGGTAGCTTCATGCGCCGCACCGGCCTCGACCTGGTGTACGCGTACAGCGGCCGGCAGGACAACACGTGGGTCCTGCTGTCCAAGGAGATCGCCGAGGGGTACGCCGCCTACACACCGACCAAGGGGATCATGCAGACCTGGGACGGCGAACCGCTTGCCGTCCGTCAAGGTGGCCTGCCGATCACCGGGGGATGGGGCGCGCCCGGCAAGGCCGTCGAGTTCAAGGCCGCGCTGGACCGGCGGATCGCGAACTGGGACGGCGCGAGCCCGATGTTCGTGTCGGGCCTGATCGGCGCCTGGTCGTGGACGCCGTCCGACATGGCCGAACTCGCACCACTGCTTACCGACCCCTACGAACTGGTCCTCGGCAACACCTTCTACGACCTGCTCAACAGAGTGCTGTAA
- a CDS encoding vanadium-dependent haloperoxidase, translated as MTTLRKPLALAAVSALALSTLVSAPAAGTTTPTDVALEWYHVTAETIAAAGAPTQVTNNRTWAIGWIAATRALLRSPAAPTPYQEAAVATAVHETLVTLAPARKTELDQALTATLARIPDGSAETAGVAAGRQQAQAILASRADDGLDPASVNAPFTPPSAAAGVWQPTPPTYSPATQYGNRLAKPFLLDSADQFRPGPPPALGSPQYNRDLAEVRADGAVGSTTRTQAQTDTATFWLGSSYVLYTEPLRVALSEAAQRPLAERTKLVALFHVAAVDTQIATSDTKYAYLRWRPITALRTTVDAEWTPLHNTPAHPDYPSGHNTYSGSAEQVLTTLVGARTTKPYTIGSPSAPGVTRTYSNWRQLTVENVDARVWSGIHTRTADTVGVTLGRQVAAHALRNAGKLFG; from the coding sequence GTGACGACCCTACGCAAACCGCTTGCCCTGGCGGCCGTGTCCGCCCTCGCCCTGTCAACGCTGGTATCCGCACCCGCTGCCGGTACCACGACCCCGACCGACGTCGCACTGGAGTGGTACCACGTCACAGCTGAGACGATCGCCGCCGCCGGCGCGCCGACCCAGGTAACCAACAACCGCACCTGGGCGATCGGCTGGATCGCAGCCACCCGTGCGCTACTCCGATCGCCCGCGGCGCCGACGCCGTACCAAGAAGCCGCTGTCGCCACCGCGGTCCACGAGACCTTGGTGACTCTCGCACCGGCCCGTAAGACCGAGCTGGATCAGGCCCTGACCGCCACACTCGCCCGCATCCCCGACGGCAGCGCCGAGACTGCAGGTGTCGCGGCAGGACGCCAACAGGCACAGGCGATCCTGGCATCGCGTGCCGACGACGGCTTGGACCCGGCCTCGGTCAACGCGCCGTTCACCCCACCGTCGGCCGCGGCGGGTGTGTGGCAGCCGACGCCGCCGACGTACAGTCCGGCGACGCAGTACGGGAACAGGCTGGCGAAACCGTTCCTCCTCGACAGCGCCGACCAGTTCCGCCCGGGGCCACCGCCGGCGCTGGGATCGCCGCAGTACAACCGCGATCTGGCCGAGGTTCGTGCCGACGGGGCGGTCGGCAGTACGACGCGCACGCAGGCACAGACCGACACCGCCACGTTCTGGCTCGGCTCGTCGTACGTGCTCTACACCGAGCCCCTGCGAGTCGCGCTGTCAGAAGCAGCGCAGCGCCCGTTGGCTGAGCGGACCAAGCTGGTCGCGCTGTTCCACGTGGCCGCAGTCGACACGCAGATCGCCACCTCGGACACGAAGTACGCGTACCTGCGCTGGCGTCCGATCACTGCGCTTCGGACGACCGTCGACGCGGAGTGGACGCCGCTGCACAACACTCCCGCCCACCCGGACTACCCGAGCGGCCACAACACGTACTCCGGCTCGGCCGAACAGGTGCTGACCACACTGGTCGGCGCACGCACCACGAAGCCGTACACAATCGGCAGCCCGAGCGCCCCGGGCGTGACGCGCACCTACAGCAACTGGCGCCAGCTCACCGTCGAGAACGTCGACGCCCGCGTCTGGTCCGGCATCCACACCCGTACGGCGGACACCGTCGGAGTGACCCTGGGCCGACAGGTGGCCGCCCACGCACTCCGTAACGCCGGCAAGCTGTTCGGCTGA
- a CDS encoding AMIN-like domain-containing (lipo)protein produces MNIHHITRKTILAAVAVLAIPAAAFAAPTLSGSTSAPRTVSAASTTTSCPRGWGSLPETNSRMVASPITNVRSGRHACFDRLVIDLRGRAPGYDVRYVQNVYTDGEGRLVPLRGGAKLQVIVRAPAYDSNTGKSTYTPANRRELTNVSGYSTFRQVAFAGSFEGQTTIGVGVRARLPFRVFTLAGPGTNSRLVVDVAHRW; encoded by the coding sequence ATGAACATCCACCACATCACCCGCAAGACGATCCTCGCCGCAGTCGCCGTCCTGGCGATCCCCGCGGCGGCGTTCGCCGCACCGACGCTCAGCGGCTCCACTTCCGCCCCCCGCACCGTTTCGGCCGCCTCGACCACCACCTCGTGCCCGCGCGGCTGGGGATCGTTGCCCGAGACAAACAGCCGCATGGTCGCGTCGCCGATCACCAACGTCCGCTCCGGACGGCACGCCTGCTTCGACCGCCTGGTCATCGACCTTCGCGGCCGCGCACCCGGGTACGACGTGCGCTACGTGCAGAACGTCTACACCGACGGCGAGGGACGACTCGTCCCGCTCCGCGGTGGCGCGAAGCTGCAGGTCATCGTTCGCGCACCGGCGTACGACAGCAACACCGGTAAGTCGACGTACACACCGGCGAACCGCCGTGAGCTGACGAACGTGAGTGGCTACAGCACGTTCCGCCAGGTCGCCTTCGCCGGCAGCTTCGAGGGCCAGACCACGATCGGCGTCGGCGTCCGCGCCCGGCTGCCGTTCCGCGTCTTCACCCTCGCGGGCCCGGGCACGAACAGCCGCCTCGTGGTGGACGTCGCCCACCGCTGGTAA
- a CDS encoding GNAT family N-acetyltransferase, translated as MTPDELLDVFHRRIRLPDADAIPGWKQEHVGPDGRVHRSYVEGSEGAGFVETPRGLGENPDEVIAAEVAFFQERGLPFEWKTYAYDEPADLGERLARHGFTRGEAETLILGEVDRILERPSALPSKVRLREARDPDDYHRIGVLTDTLWHSGLERIVDRLAAEARMFPDRLSVFLVEDALKGPGGPAVSAAWIRFHPGTGFASLWGGGTLPEWRRRGLYSALLVHRASLAKERGYEFLRVDASEDSRPILRKLGMHGVTTTTPYEWTP; from the coding sequence ATGACCCCGGACGAGCTGCTCGACGTGTTCCACCGCCGGATCCGGCTCCCGGACGCGGACGCGATCCCGGGCTGGAAGCAGGAGCACGTCGGTCCCGACGGCCGGGTGCACCGCTCGTACGTGGAGGGATCGGAGGGTGCCGGATTCGTCGAGACGCCGCGCGGGCTGGGCGAGAACCCGGACGAGGTGATCGCGGCCGAGGTGGCGTTCTTCCAGGAGCGCGGGCTGCCGTTCGAGTGGAAGACCTACGCGTACGACGAGCCGGCCGATTTGGGGGAGCGGCTCGCGCGCCACGGATTCACGCGGGGCGAGGCGGAGACGCTGATCCTCGGCGAGGTGGACCGGATCCTGGAGCGGCCGTCGGCGCTGCCGTCGAAGGTGCGGTTGCGGGAGGCGCGGGACCCGGACGACTACCACCGGATCGGCGTACTCACCGACACCCTGTGGCACAGCGGCCTGGAGCGGATCGTCGACCGGCTGGCGGCGGAGGCGCGGATGTTCCCGGACCGGCTGTCGGTGTTCCTCGTCGAGGACGCGCTGAAGGGACCGGGCGGTCCCGCGGTGTCGGCCGCGTGGATCCGGTTCCACCCGGGCACCGGCTTCGCCAGCCTGTGGGGCGGCGGCACGCTCCCGGAATGGCGCCGCCGGGGTCTGTACTCCGCGCTGCTCGTCCACCGCGCCAGCCTGGCGAAGGAGCGCGGCTACGAGTTCCTCCGCGTCGACGCCTCCGAGGACTCCCGCCCCATCCTGCGGAAACTCGGCATGCACGGTGTCACCACCACCACGCCGTACGAGTGGACACCCTGA
- the secA2 gene encoding accessory Sec system translocase SecA2, whose product MALKIASRFRRLLQRPGSIDLGPYERLTQLVGEAEDSVLSLTDEELTEAVAELRTTGGLHEDEQIEFLALARDAGRRTIGERAFDGQVVGALAMLQGRVVEMATGEGKTLAGAIAAAGYAVGGRRVHVLAVNDYLAKRDAEWMGPVYELLGVTVSHVGQASTPDERREAYQAEVCYVPVSEIGFDVLRDRLVTDVADRVTVEADVALVDEADSVLIDEARVPMVLAGATRNEALDDDVVQLVRTLRAGVDFEIDGDGRTVALTDKGTDKVEEALDGINLYDDENLDRLTQINVALHAEMLLRKDVDYLVRDGKVSLINNNRGRIAKLQRWPDGLQAAVEAKEAVPVSDSGEVLDSITVQSLIKRYKTLCGMTGTAVVVGESLQEFYDVEVAVVPPNKPNIRKDEPDRLYLTVDQKNEALVEHIAEVHETGRPILIGTHSVEESEQLSDQLEAAGIEHVVLNAKNDAEEAAIIAEAGVPGTVTVSTQMAGRGTDIRLGGRDESHDKDKALELGGLYVIGTGLHASRRLDDQLRGRAGRQGDPGGSLFFASLADELVTRYSVSSGLRPHPDDTGRLTDRKSIGMLEHAQRVADGANAELHRTTWQYNRLTGQQRAILLETREKVLTEDLAATELAERSKERYDELLDEVGEDVVKNAARRIALRHLDRRWTDHLAYLADLREGIHLRSLAGGIVHLKPIDEFNKSAIASFDTLIEDAWKDAAETFGSAEITSEGLDEEASGIPRPTATWTYLVNDNPFGTEADRILGRLRNAIKPGSAAEPEEILAEEFDEDDLPEELRDVDEDLPEELRDADDDADDDADDDEVEKKKD is encoded by the coding sequence ATGGCCCTGAAAATCGCTTCCCGCTTCCGCCGGCTGCTGCAGCGCCCCGGCTCGATCGATCTCGGCCCGTACGAACGGCTCACCCAGCTGGTCGGCGAGGCGGAGGATTCGGTCCTGTCCCTGACCGACGAAGAGCTCACCGAGGCGGTCGCGGAGCTGCGCACCACCGGCGGGCTGCACGAGGACGAGCAGATCGAGTTCCTCGCGCTGGCCCGGGACGCCGGCCGGCGGACGATCGGCGAGCGGGCGTTCGACGGTCAGGTCGTCGGCGCGCTGGCGATGCTGCAGGGCCGCGTCGTCGAGATGGCGACCGGTGAGGGCAAGACGCTCGCCGGTGCGATCGCCGCTGCGGGGTACGCCGTCGGCGGCCGCAGGGTGCACGTGCTGGCGGTCAACGACTACCTGGCCAAGCGCGACGCCGAGTGGATGGGCCCGGTGTACGAGCTGCTCGGTGTCACCGTGTCGCACGTCGGCCAGGCGTCCACTCCGGACGAGCGCCGCGAGGCGTACCAGGCGGAGGTCTGCTACGTCCCGGTCAGCGAGATCGGTTTCGACGTACTGCGGGACCGCCTGGTGACCGACGTGGCGGACCGGGTCACCGTCGAGGCGGACGTGGCGCTCGTCGACGAGGCGGACTCGGTGCTGATCGACGAGGCCCGGGTTCCGATGGTGCTGGCCGGCGCGACCCGCAACGAGGCCCTGGACGACGACGTGGTCCAGCTGGTCCGGACGTTGCGCGCGGGTGTGGACTTCGAGATCGACGGCGACGGCCGGACGGTCGCGCTGACCGACAAGGGCACCGACAAGGTCGAGGAAGCGCTCGACGGGATCAACCTGTACGACGACGAGAACCTGGACCGCCTGACCCAGATCAACGTCGCATTGCACGCCGAGATGCTGCTGCGCAAGGACGTCGACTACCTGGTGCGTGACGGCAAGGTCAGCCTGATCAACAACAACCGTGGCCGGATCGCGAAGCTGCAGCGCTGGCCCGACGGTCTGCAGGCCGCCGTCGAGGCGAAGGAGGCCGTGCCGGTCAGTGACTCCGGTGAGGTGCTGGACAGCATCACCGTGCAGTCCCTGATCAAGCGGTACAAGACGCTGTGCGGCATGACCGGTACCGCGGTCGTCGTGGGGGAGTCGCTCCAGGAGTTCTACGACGTCGAGGTCGCCGTCGTACCGCCGAACAAGCCGAACATCCGCAAGGACGAGCCCGACCGGCTGTACCTCACGGTCGACCAGAAGAACGAGGCGCTGGTCGAGCACATCGCCGAGGTGCACGAGACCGGGCGGCCGATCCTGATCGGGACGCACAGTGTCGAGGAGTCCGAGCAGCTCAGCGACCAGCTCGAGGCGGCCGGTATCGAGCACGTCGTACTGAACGCGAAGAACGACGCCGAGGAGGCCGCGATCATCGCCGAGGCCGGTGTGCCGGGGACGGTGACCGTGTCGACGCAGATGGCCGGCCGCGGTACCGACATCCGGCTGGGCGGCAGGGACGAGTCGCACGACAAGGACAAGGCGCTCGAGCTCGGCGGCCTCTACGTGATCGGCACCGGCCTGCACGCCTCGCGGCGGCTGGACGACCAGTTGCGCGGTCGCGCCGGCCGGCAGGGTGACCCGGGCGGGTCGCTGTTCTTCGCGTCGCTCGCCGACGAGCTGGTCACGCGGTACTCCGTGTCGTCCGGTCTGCGGCCCCACCCGGACGACACCGGGCGGCTCACCGACCGCAAGTCGATCGGGATGCTCGAGCACGCGCAGCGCGTCGCGGACGGCGCGAACGCCGAGCTGCACCGTACGACGTGGCAGTACAACCGGCTGACCGGGCAGCAGCGGGCGATCCTGCTCGAGACCCGCGAGAAGGTGCTGACCGAGGACCTGGCCGCGACCGAGCTCGCCGAGCGGTCCAAGGAGCGGTACGACGAACTGCTCGACGAGGTCGGCGAGGACGTGGTGAAGAACGCGGCGCGGCGGATCGCGCTGCGGCACCTGGACCGGCGGTGGACCGACCACCTCGCGTACCTGGCCGACCTGCGCGAGGGCATTCACCTGCGCTCGCTGGCGGGCGGCATCGTGCACCTGAAGCCGATCGACGAGTTCAACAAGTCGGCGATCGCGTCGTTCGACACGCTGATCGAGGACGCGTGGAAGGACGCGGCCGAGACCTTCGGATCCGCGGAGATCACCTCCGAAGGGCTGGACGAGGAGGCGAGCGGGATCCCGCGGCCGACGGCGACGTGGACGTACCTGGTCAACGACAACCCGTTCGGCACCGAGGCGGACCGGATCCTCGGCCGGCTCCGGAACGCGATCAAACCCGGCTCGGCCGCCGAGCCGGAGGAGATCCTCGCGGAGGAGTTCGACGAGGACGACCTCCCGGAGGAACTCCGCGACGTTGACGAGGACCTCCCCGAAGAACTCCGGGACGCGGACGACGATGCGGACGACGACGCGGACGACGACGAGGTCGAGAAGAAGAAGGACTGA
- a CDS encoding VC0807 family protein encodes MPHNNRWLLVVDVGVPLALFYGLRALGASDLTALLVGIVPGLISSAVSLVRTRRTDLIGTAVVLSMVGSAVVAVLGGDARLLLVRNAWISLPFAGITLWSLRHPRPLCYTVTLAMMPRRARVMEQLWETNARFRHAWKWITVWWGIATIIDGIVRVVVAYTLPISVVPATDPVITVVTIVVLQIPTLVLLRRSGTWHLVFAPRRPTVGWVTDDYVSQERMRELIDSDEATVMLAGAEVGPTWYGGRWWYVPAGAAEDAGYQVADPELSARFDKLRRRAEAVERVQAELDGQK; translated from the coding sequence ATGCCCCACAACAACCGATGGCTTCTCGTCGTCGACGTCGGTGTTCCGCTCGCGCTCTTCTACGGGCTGCGGGCGCTCGGCGCGAGTGACCTGACGGCCCTGCTGGTCGGCATCGTCCCGGGCCTGATCAGCTCGGCGGTCTCGCTGGTGCGCACCCGCCGTACGGACCTGATCGGGACGGCGGTCGTGCTGAGCATGGTGGGTAGCGCGGTGGTCGCCGTGCTCGGAGGGGACGCGCGGCTGCTGCTCGTCCGCAACGCGTGGATCAGTCTGCCGTTCGCAGGCATCACCTTGTGGTCGCTGCGGCATCCACGGCCGCTCTGCTACACGGTCACGCTCGCGATGATGCCGCGGCGGGCGCGCGTGATGGAGCAACTGTGGGAGACGAACGCGCGGTTCCGGCACGCCTGGAAGTGGATCACGGTGTGGTGGGGGATCGCGACGATCATCGACGGCATCGTCCGCGTCGTTGTCGCGTACACGTTGCCGATCTCCGTAGTGCCGGCCACAGACCCGGTGATCACGGTCGTGACGATCGTCGTACTCCAGATCCCGACGCTGGTCCTGCTCCGGCGCAGCGGTACGTGGCACCTCGTGTTCGCCCCTCGGCGGCCTACAGTCGGGTGGGTGACCGATGACTACGTTTCGCAGGAACGCATGCGCGAGTTGATCGACAGCGATGAGGCGACGGTCATGCTCGCCGGGGCGGAGGTCGGTCCGACCTGGTACGGCGGGCGCTGGTGGTACGTCCCGGCCGGAGCCGCGGAGGACGCCGGCTACCAGGTCGCGGACCCGGAGCTGTCCGCGCGGTTCGACAAGCTGCGGCGCCGGGCGGAGGCCGTCGAGCGGGTCCAGGCCGAGTTGGACGGCCAGAAATGA
- a CDS encoding replication-associated recombination protein A, with protein sequence MSDGLFDLPGAPAPARGGGSLADADHTAAPLAVRMRPRSLDELVGQQHLLAPGSPLRRLVEGDQPMSLLLWGPPGTGKTTIAAVVSHQTNRKFVELSAVTAGVKDVRQVIDGARRDLARPGGAVETVLFIDEVHRFTKAQQDALLPGVENRWVTLVAATTENPFFSVISPLLSRSLLLTLESLTDEDISLLLDRALVDERGLNDEFELAADARDHLLRMAGGDARRALTYLEAAAGGARAKRDQAVKYRQATEPEPTESTDSAEAEAVRRAVIDLVTLETAVDRAAVRYDRAGDQHYDVASALIKSIRGSDVDAAMHYLARMIEAGEDPRFIARRLVISASEDIGMGDPAALGVAVAAAEAVQLIGMPEARINLAQAVVALALAPKSNAVIMAVDAAIADVKAGKVGPVPPHLRDAHYAGAKKIGHGSSYQYSHNDPRGIVPQQYAPDVIDGTDYYNPTRRGGEAAYADRVAAIRKILRDRA encoded by the coding sequence GTGAGTGATGGGTTGTTCGATCTTCCGGGTGCGCCGGCGCCGGCCCGTGGTGGTGGGAGTCTGGCGGACGCGGACCACACCGCGGCGCCGCTGGCGGTGCGGATGCGGCCGCGGAGTCTGGACGAGTTGGTGGGGCAGCAGCATCTGCTGGCGCCCGGCTCGCCGTTGCGGCGGCTGGTGGAGGGCGACCAGCCGATGTCCCTTCTCCTGTGGGGCCCTCCGGGGACCGGGAAGACGACGATCGCGGCCGTTGTCTCGCACCAGACGAACCGGAAGTTCGTCGAGCTGTCCGCGGTGACTGCCGGGGTGAAGGACGTGCGGCAGGTGATCGACGGGGCGCGGCGCGATCTGGCGCGGCCGGGCGGTGCGGTCGAGACCGTACTGTTCATCGACGAGGTGCATCGCTTCACCAAGGCGCAGCAGGACGCGCTGCTGCCCGGCGTCGAGAACCGCTGGGTGACGCTGGTCGCGGCCACCACGGAGAATCCGTTCTTCTCGGTCATCTCACCGCTGCTGTCGCGGAGCCTGCTGCTGACGCTCGAGTCGCTGACCGATGAAGACATCTCCCTGCTGCTCGATCGTGCGCTGGTGGACGAGCGGGGTCTGAACGACGAGTTCGAGCTCGCCGCCGACGCCCGGGATCACCTGTTGCGGATGGCAGGCGGCGATGCTCGCCGCGCACTCACGTACCTGGAAGCCGCCGCCGGCGGTGCCCGCGCCAAACGCGACCAAGCGGTCAAGTACCGGCAAGCCACCGAACCCGAGCCGACTGAGTCGACCGACTCCGCCGAGGCTGAGGCGGTTCGCCGGGCGGTGATTGACCTGGTGACGTTGGAGACGGCGGTCGACCGCGCCGCGGTGCGGTACGACCGGGCCGGTGACCAGCACTACGACGTGGCGTCCGCGTTGATCAAGTCGATCCGGGGCTCGGATGTGGATGCGGCGATGCACTACCTGGCGCGGATGATCGAGGCGGGGGAGGATCCGCGGTTCATCGCGCGGCGGCTGGTGATCTCGGCCAGCGAGGACATCGGAATGGGGGATCCGGCCGCGCTGGGCGTGGCGGTCGCCGCCGCCGAGGCGGTGCAGCTGATCGGGATGCCGGAGGCGCGGATCAACCTCGCGCAGGCGGTGGTGGCGCTCGCGCTGGCGCCGAAGTCCAACGCGGTGATCATGGCGGTCGACGCGGCGATCGCGGACGTGAAGGCGGGCAAGGTCGGCCCGGTCCCGCCGCACCTGCGGGACGCGCACTACGCCGGCGCGAAGAAGATCGGCCACGGCTCGTCGTACCAGTACTCCCACAACGACCCGCGCGGCATCGTCCCCCAGCAGTACGCGCCGGACGTGATCGACGGCACCGACTACTACAACCCCACCCGCCGCGGCGGCGAGGCGGCGTACGCCGACCGGGTCGCCGCCATCCGCAAGATCCTCCGGGACCGCGCATGA
- a CDS encoding nuclear transport factor 2 family protein, with amino-acid sequence MSRVAEHVDAFNHAVGTGDWDAFAERFAADASMTFVGVPAGPFAGRAAIATAYRENPPSDTMSLVEVREYDGTDVARFRWSGGGTGTMELEWAPDGAVRGLIVRFDRNV; translated from the coding sequence ATGAGCCGCGTCGCCGAGCACGTCGACGCGTTCAACCACGCGGTCGGCACCGGCGACTGGGACGCGTTCGCCGAGCGGTTCGCCGCGGACGCGTCGATGACGTTCGTGGGCGTCCCGGCCGGCCCGTTCGCAGGGCGGGCGGCGATCGCGACGGCGTACCGGGAGAATCCGCCGTCGGACACGATGAGCCTCGTGGAGGTGCGGGAGTACGACGGGACGGATGTGGCCCGGTTCCGCTGGTCGGGCGGTGGGACCGGGACGATGGAGCTGGAGTGGGCACCGGACGGCGCCGTCCGGGGACTGATCGTGAGGTTCGATCGAAACGTATGA
- a CDS encoding DUF948 domain-containing protein produces the protein MSVGEVAGLIAACALLILVGLLAYPILKLGKVFDETRIMVKGVSDSSVPLLGEVTTTVATTNAQLAKVDTITDNATTVTTNAAALMSLFSATAGGPLVKAAAFTYGVRRALGEQQRKDVAKRVKDEMKAERKARKR, from the coding sequence ATGAGCGTCGGTGAAGTCGCGGGGCTGATAGCCGCCTGCGCGCTGCTCATCCTGGTAGGCCTGCTGGCCTATCCGATCCTGAAGCTCGGCAAGGTGTTCGACGAGACCCGGATCATGGTGAAGGGCGTCTCCGACTCCAGTGTCCCGTTGCTCGGCGAGGTGACGACCACGGTCGCGACCACCAACGCCCAGCTGGCGAAGGTGGACACGATCACCGACAACGCGACCACCGTGACCACCAACGCGGCCGCGCTGATGTCACTGTTCTCGGCCACCGCCGGCGGTCCGCTGGTGAAGGCGGCCGCGTTCACGTACGGCGTCCGCCGGGCACTCGGTGAGCAGCAGCGCAAGGACGTCGCGAAGCGCGTCAAGGACGAGATGAAGGCCGAGCGGAAGGCACGGAAGCGGTGA
- a CDS encoding DUF6167 family protein, which translates to MKRIFWLIVGIAVGVYAVTRLKKRAQILAPESVQESAAKLAAAVRHFGDQVREGMAERETELRDALGIENATQTDSTQREDYR; encoded by the coding sequence GTGAAGCGGATCTTCTGGCTGATCGTCGGGATCGCCGTCGGCGTGTACGCCGTCACCCGGCTGAAGAAGCGGGCCCAGATCCTCGCTCCGGAGAGTGTCCAGGAGTCCGCGGCCAAACTGGCCGCCGCGGTCCGGCACTTCGGCGACCAGGTCCGCGAGGGCATGGCCGAGCGGGAGACCGAGCTGCGCGACGCGCTGGGCATCGAGAACGCAACCCAGACTGATTCGACACAGCGTGAGGACTACCGGTAA